One region of Brachybacterium saurashtrense genomic DNA includes:
- a CDS encoding DUF2550 domain-containing protein, with product MNDLSIPILLVGIGMLVVLTAVLFLARQAAISRRRGGFPCTLQRHGLVGGSSWQHGLMRFGTDRLRWFRAFSFRIGPEVVLRRSEIGDVSRRRLPAQVAGAEDSVLVEFSMRDGRAVSAVMDLVSGAALTSWLEAAPTGLVRGDAD from the coding sequence ATGAACGATCTGAGCATCCCGATCCTCCTCGTGGGGATCGGGATGCTCGTCGTTCTGACCGCGGTGCTGTTCCTGGCCCGACAGGCGGCGATCTCGAGGCGGCGCGGCGGGTTCCCGTGCACTCTTCAGCGGCACGGCCTGGTGGGCGGGTCCAGCTGGCAGCACGGCCTGATGCGCTTCGGCACGGATCGCCTCCGCTGGTTCCGCGCCTTCTCGTTCCGGATCGGGCCGGAAGTGGTGCTGCGGCGCAGCGAGATCGGCGACGTCTCCCGTCGGCGCCTGCCCGCGCAGGTCGCGGGCGCCGAGGACAGCGTCCTGGTGGAGTTCAGCATGCGCGACGGGCGCGCGGTCAGCGCCGTGATGGATCTGGTCTCCGGCGCGGCGCTGACCTCCTGGTTGGAGGCGGCGCCGACGGGCCTGGTGCGCGGCGACGCCGACTGA
- a CDS encoding F0F1 ATP synthase subunit epsilon, whose product MSALEVTFVTADRTVWTGQAAQVVVPAIDGSMGILPQMQPTLAILGTGVVRIIDADGHVEALDVEGGFVSVDADVVTIGVDDATPASSAASRH is encoded by the coding sequence GTGAGTGCGCTCGAGGTCACCTTCGTCACCGCGGACCGCACCGTCTGGACCGGGCAGGCCGCGCAGGTCGTGGTGCCCGCGATCGACGGCTCGATGGGCATCCTCCCGCAGATGCAGCCCACCCTGGCCATCCTCGGCACGGGCGTGGTGCGCATCATCGACGCGGACGGCCACGTCGAGGCGCTGGACGTCGAGGGCGGATTCGTCTCGGTCGACGCCGACGTCGTGACCATCGGCGTCGACGACGCGACCCCGGCCTCGTCCGCGGCGTCCCGCCACTGA